The genome window TATAAAGCTGTTCCAGGAGATATTTTCCGAGTAGAAATTGATTTATTTACAGACGGCTACGTACTCGTCATCGGAGATTTACGTCAAATGCAAAAAGATGGCCTGTTTGCCGAAGATAGTCTATGGAATAATGTAATGACGATGCCTCTTTTTATTCGACCTTATCTGTTCAAAACAACAAAACGCTTACCAAGTATGGAGGATATTACATCAACCCCATTATCTGAACAAACCTTGATTGTCATGGACGATCATTTTATGCGGGGTGGCTATGAAAAAGTTGGACACAAAACGCTAACCGAAACAGATATTCTCTTACCACTTGGTTACGGTATAAGCATCGATTATGGAAAAGAAGAACGCTACCGCCTTTCCTGGGGGACAGGAACAATTAGCAAGTCAGAACAAGAAACTTCTTTTAAGACAATAAGCCGTTTTTCTAATTATGGCGTACACGCAGGGATCGCTATCGAGTCGTTTGATACTGACAGAGGACAAGCTTTTTCACTGAATAATCCGCTATCTGCAAAGGAACGTAAGCAGGCACTCGCGGAATTTGGCTTTCCAGAGGATATTACATACGATGAATTTAACCGTCAAACAGGTGGACTGACCCGCTCGGAGTATTTGGATTACTTATCGAACAAATATCCCCGTTCCCGTAAATAAAGAAATTGATTTACACATGTCGTATGGTTTGAGATATCAGGACAGTTATCTCAAACTAGGTAGCTTTTGATTTGCTGCTCAAACACAGTATCATAGTAAAATTTACGCGGATAGCATTCTTCCTGTAACACCTTACAGAGTGCAGTTTGCCCCTCCTCGTAGCGAACGGCATATTCACATACATCGTAAAATTGTGTGATAATTGCTTTACTGATTGATCAGCTTGCATTGAGCTTACCCTCCATCCGAATCGAATCATATCGAGTTGGTCCAATGGAAAAAGAAAAATGAACAACATCACCTTATTGCATTAGGAGAATGGGGGTTTCATTATAACATCGTGTATGGGGACAATAAAATTATCTCTGATGACGAGAAAAAAATCTATTGCGTAGCTCTGTTCTTTTGTAGAGCTTTTCCTCTCTTGATAATATTTAAATTTTCAAGAGAGGAAATTAGCTTTATACATAAAAATGCTGGGGACCCTATACCAATGACATTTTAGAGAATGGTTTATTTCCTTTTCAACTCTATTGAATAGCCATTCTAAGTTAGATTTCCATTCAATCCAGCATTCTGATTCACGCCATAATTCAACGATTTCCCTAATACCATCAGCATCTGGAACTTCATCTCTAATATCAGCTAAATATTTTAAAATAAACTTCAATGATTCTTCATCTGCATTTATTGAGTGTATTTTTTCAAATTCGTCTTCAGCGTCATATAACTTCCCTGTATCAAGATACATTACATAGAGCTCCGCAAGCGCCATTGCACTTATATCGAAAACGAAATCAATCTCATCGAAGCTTTTTCCAAAAAACCCCTCGCGTTTCATCGTATTAATAACCTCAGACAGCTCTATATGATTTGATTCTAAATTATTTTGGATATAGTCCTCTAAAAAATCGACTACATCCAAACCTTCATCACTTTCTAATGGTTTATATCCCCATGCTCCCATAGTAAGACTCCTTTCATATTTAAAATATAATATTTCTTTGCTTCCCTAAAAACTATGAGAGAAGCTAGAATCATCTACATTATGGAGTTGCTTATAAATTATTTCTAATCTAGTGTCGCAGCTCTGAAAATAAAAGCGCGACCATCCGAATTTAAAATCTGCAGTCCTTCACTTGTTCCAGCTAATGCTGTGTCCCAATGAACATGACCACAGCAGACCAAAAGCTCAGCAGCATTTTGTAGTTCATTCCAAATATGCGAATTACCAGGAAGACCTTGAGAGCTAATTTCCGGACTTTCATGAAGTAGTAGGATATCGGGAGCTTGTTTTAAAATGTCTCTGAGCTTTGCCAAATAATCAGCTTCTCCCATCCGATTCGGTTTATCCGTCCTACCGATGATTCCTCCGAGTCCTGCTATTGCAAGATTTGCATGCATGATCGTACCCCCATCCGAGAAGAACTGGATACCTGAGGTAGAACCTAATTCGGCTTGTTCCTCATTCGTCAATAGGTCGTGATTTCCTGCGATGCCTGTGACAAATCCAAAATGACTCTGAAAAGCTCTCCATACCGGTAAAGGATTTCCGCTAGCACCTCTTTTACTTAAATCAGTATATAAGTCTCCACATAAGCACACCATCACCTTTGCTGGGTCCAAATCTGACAAATGGATTTGAAACAATAGGGAAAGCACTTCCGCAAGTTCCTCACCTAGTAACTTCCGTGTTTTTTCCATTTTTTCCTGTTTATTACCTGCGATGCCTTGTAAATCAGAAGCAATAATTAGCGCATCCAGCTCCTCTGGCAGTCCAAGCATCTCTCCCCAATAAATAGGAAGCCATTCATAAGAAATCCCTGCTCCCTTTGATGCAGCGGTAATGTATGGTATTTTCTCTAAAGGCTCCTTAGCAATATCAACGATTTTCAATGCTCTTTTTGTATGTTTCTTCATTTAAATACATCACCCTTAAAATTCCCCTTTTCTTGCTCTTCCGAATCTAAAGTTAGTCAGATTGCCCCTTTTGTATTTGCCCTGGTTCATAAAGTTCATTTCGTATCGATGAAAAAATCTCCCGCCTATACACAAACGAATTGCAACAATAGTACTGTTCGTTCTAGCGGGAGACTATATCCGATCATCCGATTGTTTCCACAACGTTTCCTTCCTGATCTTTAAGGTAGGTTTTTACAATTTGGAAGGAAAGCCCTGGGATAGAAGCTAACTCAAATTCGCTTTCCTGAGGCTTCAAGCTTTGACTAAGTTCAATGAGGGCCTTTTCATTCAAAGTAATGGTAACATCCTGTTCCTCCACACTGTACTCGGATTTTTCCCCTGGCTCAAATACAACTCGGATTTCTCGACCAACGAGGATAAGGCTTTTCCCTTTTAAAATTCGTCCGCGTAGTAGTTTGTCGATAATTCCTGCTTGCTTTGCCCCTAGCATAACTTTATCAAGATGTTTGCTGAACCATCCTTTTTTCCCCTGTTCCCAAGCTAGCTGATCCACGAATAAATAGCCGGTATTGGAGCCTTCCTCCTCCATTCCTCTTTCTACCGCCTCAGCAATAGATGGGATCTGTAAAAGCGATGTCCGAGATAAATCAGTTACATAGCTCGGGATAAACTCTACACCTGCATTTAGTACGCCTAAAGTATTCCAAATTTGCATCGCCTCAAGCTCATCGCCTGTAATCCCCACCATTTGAATAAATTCCAATTGACCATTTGGTGTATCAATAGCAGGTAATTCGGGATCCAACGTAAAAGCAAGCGCCGTCAAAAGTGTGTCAGCATCTAGGCAAATAGGGCCGTTTGCATCCAAATAATCACCCGATTTAAAAACATTGCCACTGTTAAAAACGTATCTTCCCATGTTTTGTAGCAAATTCAACGCCCAGGCTGGTGGCTCCTCCTCATCCTCATTACGTGCAAGACGAAATGTTAACTCAAACCCAAATCCGCTGTAGTCAGCATCCTCTGATTCTTTTTCATATAACTCAGAAAATCCATATGTAACAAAATGCCAGTGTGGAACTGGTGACTCACTTTTATAGGCGCTAATTCCTTGAAGTGGATCTTCGCCTCCTAATGAATATGGAAGAATAGTGCCATAATGCTTCGGCTCCTGTTCCCCGTAAATTTTTAATAATTCCTGATCAATCGCATCCCAACCAAATGCATTTACTTCTTCGCTCATCCTAACGCCTCCTATGTATTTTTGATTTTCAACTTTAAGGTAATTTATGGACTCGTTTCTTTGGTCTTTCAGGCTGTCAGGCCACATAAACCCGATTTCGCCCTACTACCTGACCAACTCCAGGTTTCTACAACACTATTTTTTCTTGTTATGTATGTTACTCATTATATTTAATTAAAGCTATATTTCCCTGAATACTACAAAGAGAATAATACTCATTTTATTACAGAATAGATTTATTTTCATTTAATCGGTGTTGGACTTCAAGTCAATCAGTTAAACTCAAGCTACCACAGTAGTGACCATAATGTGTTAAGCCTCGGTAGATGTCTAGACACGCCGAGGCGTTATGATAGCGAGGTTAAATGATTTGAGGGTTCTCCTTAACCGTATAACATTGCTGGTGCACGTACACCTTGTAAATAATCTGCAAGCTTCCCAGCATATACTTTTTCTAAATAAGGTAATTGTGCGATACAATGTGGTGTCATTAATGCTGGGTTTTGGTAAACTTCTAAACCTCCAACCTTTAAGAGCATCGCCACAAATTGTGAGCAAAAATAGGCACGCTCTCTTCGAACCTCCTTTTGCATCATAACCCCAAAGAGCCCAATAAAATTGTATTTATAGCGATCGCGATTCCAATACATATATCGTACGATTTTCATCATCTCTAAGTATTGATAATGGGAGATTCTACAACGATAAATTACACAATCAGCTGTTTCAAATAGCCCCCTTTCTGCATCTTCTTGCAAAAATCCACCACTTAAAGGATTGTTTAGTTGCCTGCGTCCAAAGCTATACATTTCAAAGAGTTCCTCATCGAAAGCAATGGATGCATGATTCATCTCTTTTCCAGTATACATGCCTATAGCTTTTGATAATAATGTACCTGTTTTTGTTAATACTATGTAAATGGTGTATGCCATTTCTTCACCTTCTTCAATATTCTTCGCTACTACCAATACGTTTTAAATCTTCAAATAGTTTCGTTAAATGCCTTTTTTTATAAGTATATAAAACAATGTTTAACTTTTTCTTAGCAGAAAATGAAGAATTTCTTAATTTTTATAAATCAATTGATTGTAAGAATCTATTTTTCCGCTACCTTTATTTATATGATTTTATTTGTATTCTTATGTAAAGGAAATTGCGGTATCGAATAAATCCGAACAGGTAAATGCTCTATCGGTACCTATCATTTTTGTTTTAAAACAAACGAAAGTCACTCATTTTTATGTTTCAAATGAGTGACTTTTTCATATTAGCAATTCTTCAACTTGTGTTTTTCACCAATATAGGCAAAACAAAGGTTAATAATAGCGAGAACAGATGCATTAAACTTGCCAATCCTCTATTTAATAAACTCTCTTTTTTCATTGTGCTGTTCCTCCAATAGCATAAAATATTTGATTGTTACCTTTTAAAGTAAGCAACTAAATTCATCATAAAAGGTGACGCTACTGGAGATTCAAGGACAAATGATAATTTTTTTATTAGACACTTATAAGAGAATTAGTGTTCGGATTTTATGTATAGGTGATTAATTTCATTTAAACTGTACAAAAGGAAGCGAAAAGAGAAAGAATAATGGAATTTCGTTTAGAATTATTTGTTGAAGATTTACATAAATCTATTAATTTTTATGAGGAAATTTTAGGTCTTACATTTTATAAGAAGACCGACATGAGTGCGATGATTAAAACGGAGAATTTTGCTTTATTATTAACAACTGATCAAGTTTTTAAAGAAGATCATTATTTTTAAAAAGGAGGTTTGAAACTAAAAGGAAAAGGTGTCGAAGTAATAATAATCTTTGATAATATCGAACAAGTATATCAACGTGTTCTTGATAAAAATTATCCAATAGAATCAAATCTTACAACGCAATCTTGAGGAATGAAAGATTTTCGTACTATCGATCCTGATGGCTAGTATTTGAATTTAACTTCACATATAAAGTAAAGCTTTAATCAGTGGGGGTTTTCCACTGATTATTAGTCTTCACCAATCGGGCTTTTATGGGTAGTTAATCTCCAACCTTTTTTACATGGAACTTTGTTAACATTTACTTTCATCTTCAAGCAAAAAGTGAGACATACTAACCACAGCAATTGAAAAGAGGTGCTATATGAAAAAACATTTTCTAATTTCATGCTTTTTTGCCGCCTTTATTATATCTCCAGTTCAAACAAATGCGATTACAATGCCTTGCAGTTTAATATTGGAGCCAGTTGATAAAAGCATGAAAAATGCAAAAGGTGAAGCACTGATTTATAAAGTGCAGTTGAATCCACCTAGTTTTGCACGGACAAATTTAAGTATCCTCGCTGTACACCTTCCCGAACCTTCATTTTACGGAGATTTTGATGGCTATGAAGGCTTTGCATTTATCCCTAAAGAGATTAGTTGGCGATTTAAACTCTATCCAACTTCAGAAGAATTAAGTCCAACTTGGGCAGGAAGATTTGATCCCATTACAGCTGAAATGAAGAACGTTGAAGTACAAGTACGACTCTCTAATTCCAAAAGTGGGAAGCTCGGACCAAGTGTTTTATCAAATAGTATCAGTAACTGTAAATAGTTTATCCAAATAGCAGCGTCATGCATTAAACCTCTAACTATCTATACGTGCAGGTTAATCCCAATACCATTCCACCAATGCCTCAATATATTTCCATCCTTAATTGTCCGTGCGATTATGCTATTCAGCTTTTTATATTTTAAATCTTTTATCTCAGACAATTCACCATACAAAATAGCTATCAAATCATAATAATAGTAGTGTAAAGCGAATTTAGCTTTGCATCTCCTGATTTGTTGGCTAGGGGTCACTCTGGTCCAGTGACCCTTTTTTAAAATACATTGGCGAAACCTTTCCCAATGTCATCCATACAATAGGTAGAGGTATAGTGAAAATCGAATTCACGAAGTTATCTAGTAAACCAAAATTAAATTATCAAGATGTTATTAAAGAAAAAGCAAAAGACGGCTGGAAATTCATACAATTAGTAGCTCCTGCATTAGCAACATCTGGTATAGGAACACGTCTTATTTCGAGCTGATTTTTGAAAGACCTATTAACTAGAGCCCCTTATATTTATCAAATTTAGGACATGTACTACAAGTTATTATTATATCTCCGGCTAAAAATCGCCACTATCAATAATACGAGATTGTTTACTGTTTAATGCTGCCAATTACGAATAAATGCAGGTAGGGACGGATGGTTCGGATTGCAACGTTTCGCTGACGCAAGCTCCAAATGTTCATCGTCATCATCATCAGTCACCGAAATAAAAGCCAAAATGTTTTCGTCAATAACACCCTCCCGCTTCAATTCATACATCGTATCATTCATCGCTTCATGAACCATCACTTTATGTTCAACAAATTCTTCATCTTCAACATACAATATTTTATCTAATAACTCACGACTCACCTTTGCTAGCATATCTGTATCATCGTAGTGTAAATATTCATCCTTCAAAAATCGATACTCTTCTGGGTCATCCTCATAATTCTTACCAATTTGAAGTAGCGATTTTTCTGTCCCCATAGTTAAATAAAGACTCCCACAATCTCCGTCTGTCACTAAAACAACAGCATATATTTGTTCATCCTTTAAGCCATTATACATTGCAGTATAAGCCTCTTGTACAGCTTGCTTGATTTTCTGTTTCATGTATACTCTCCTATGTAAAATTTTTCTCTACCAGATTTAAAATAAAGGTTTTTGAAATCCATTAAGATGAGCTATAAGTGCAATTTGTCCGATATGATAGGTTTCATGCATATATATATGATTAAATACCCAGTTCAATGTTGGTTCTGAAGGAGGTTTCCATCCATCATTAAAGTTTGGTACCTCAATTAACGTATGTAGCTCTGATATGTTTACTGAGTGTAAAATTTTATCAGTATAATGCCTGATCTGAATATATCCATTCAATATTTCCTTCGGTGAACTTTCTTCGTTTAGGTTTAGAATACATTTATTTTTCATGGCAATTTCATTAATCCAATAATCCTCACTGCTTGCAATGTGAGCAATAATCCATGCAAGTGTCTTTGGATAAACATCGGACTTTAAAAACCAATCATTTTTATCAAGCTTTTTTAAGTAAGGAATTAAAGTTTTTCTAGCGTCATTTCTATATGGGTAAAGCATGAGACAACTCCCCTTCTTTAATCGAATTCCCCTCTATAATTTTATAGCCTCCACATACTCTTTCAAAAAGTTATTCTATATTTTTCCCAATTCAAGTAAAATGGTAATAAAATTACTGCCCGTTAGTGCGAGATAAAATAAGTATTATCTTAAGGAAGGTCGAATATGAAAATAACACATTTAGATCATTTAGTTTTGACTGTAAAAAATATTGATAAAACATGCTCGTTTTATACACAAGCTTTAGGAATGGAAATGGTCACATTTAGGGAGGGCAGAAAAGCCCTTAGTTTTGGACAACAAAAAATTAATTTACATGAGGTTGGAAAAGAATTTGAACCAAAAGCTGCAAAGCCTACGTCTGGTAGTGCTGATTTATGTTTAATAACAGATGTTCCTTTACTGGATGTAATAAATCATTTTAAGAAGTTAGGAATTGCAATTGAAGAAGGTCCTATCCAAAGAACAGGTGCTATCGGTCCAATTACTTCTGTTTATATTCGTGATCCAGATGATAATTTAATTGAAGTTGCAAACTATTAAGCCGTTGTTAAGATTAAACTAGGACTCACTTTGACTTGGCGGAACCCCAATAAGAAAACAATGTTGTAATTTCAGTAATTAGCCTTTGGAATTGGGTTGATGTTTGTCGAAGAGAAAAAGAAAGCTTAATAGATAATATTTTATTGATGTTATTACTGCTGTAAATGATAATGGCAGTTTGTAAAATGTCAATCAGTGAAGGCCTCTACTCACCTCCACTGATATTTTTGTCAAGCGTTTTGTTATTCATCAGCAAATTTACACAATTTTTCTGCTGTGTTTACATGTAAAAGAACGAATAACTAATGGGTTATCTGAAGTCTTTTCACTTTGACGAAAAATTAATACTCAAAGCTTCTTCCAACGCTTCCCCAAACTGATATAAAGTCGCTTCTTCTTCATGTTTAGCGATTAATTGAACGCCAATTGGCAATCCGTTTTTCGCCTTTCCACAGGGAATCGATAAGGATGGATTTCCTGTGTAATTTGTTGGAGATGTTAATCTTAATAAAGCATCTTGAACGGATTCTGTCGTATCCTCTATAACAATTTTTCGTTCTCCTATATTAGGAGCCGTAGTAGGGAGCGTAGGTGCAATTAAAACATCAATCTGACTAAATACGTCATTATATTGAGCAATTAACTTATTTCTTTTTAGCTGCGATAACGCATATTCATAACCTTTAACTCGCTGACTATTGACTAATCTTTGATAGACTTCTTCATCCACTTCATTTTTATGATTAATGATTGTGTCTATGTGTACAGCCGAAGCCTCTGATTTAATGGTGATGGATTGTGCTTCTGCAATTTCTTTCATTACAGGGATATTAACCTCTTTCACGGTTACTTGCAAATCTTTTAATATACTTATACATTTATTCACTGCACTTTTTACTTCTTCATCGACCCGATTAAAATAGAAAGAATTGATCCCTACTGTCCTACCACTCAATTTTTTGCCAATTAATCTTAAATAGTCTTCTTTATCTTTTATTAACGAATACGGATCTTCAGAATCATATCCCGCAATAATATTTAATAATATTGCACTATCTTTGACTGTTTTTGTGATGGGACCAGTGTGATCCAGTGTATAAGCAAGTTGGAAAACGCCTGCTTTACTTACTAAACCAAATGTTGGTTTCATCCCGACAACCCCACATGCGGATGATGGAATACGAATAGAGCCACCTGTATCTGTACCGATAGATGCTGCCACCATATTAGCGGCGACTGCAGCAGCAGACCCACTGCTAGAACCACCAGACATTTTCTCTAGATCATGGGGGTTTCGGCATGGACCGAAATAGGAACGATCCCCTGTTGGACCATAGGCAAACTCATGTGTATTGGTCTTGCCAATGATGACCGCTCCTGCCGCTATTAATTTTTTAATAACTGTCGCATCATAAGTTGGAATAAAGGTCTCATATATTTTTGAACCCATGGTTGTTCTTATTTTTTTCGTATAAACCAAATCTTTGATAGCTACTGGTATTCCATGTAGGGGCCCTCGTATATTCCCTTCTATTAATTCCGCTTCTAATAT of Lysinibacillus agricola contains these proteins:
- a CDS encoding immunity 26/phosphotriesterase HocA family protein, whose product is MTPINSWLTNTLRPYFGLHSVEEHWDTIEIKNGYFICMDGDIIRKRISVSEQAYQETDVEIPTRNREVILPQTARGKEKKMNYTHISSIKANGVIFSAGMRTEDLPSSYIIARNTKTFFELPLTNTKNLTSKEEIVEWLHRYPSKLPTDYNLKLNKLTSKKSLRYKAVPGDIFRVEIDLFTDGYVLVIGDLRQMQKDGLFAEDSLWNNVMTMPLFIRPYLFKTTKRLPSMEDITSTPLSEQTLIVMDDHFMRGGYEKVGHKTLTETDILLPLGYGISIDYGKEERYRLSWGTGTISKSEQETSFKTISRFSNYGVHAGIAIESFDTDRGQAFSLNNPLSAKERKQALAEFGFPEDITYDEFNRQTGGLTRSEYLDYLSNKYPRSRK
- a CDS encoding DUF4259 domain-containing protein, translated to MGAWGYKPLESDEGLDVVDFLEDYIQNNLESNHIELSEVINTMKREGFFGKSFDEIDFVFDISAMALAELYVMYLDTGKLYDAEDEFEKIHSINADEESLKFILKYLADIRDEVPDADGIREIVELWRESECWIEWKSNLEWLFNRVEKEINHSLKCHWYRVPSIFMYKANFLS
- a CDS encoding amidase, giving the protein MMDIVTTGKRIQKKEISPVDLVNQSLKKIYEENPTNNSFITVSENEALNQAKILEAELIEGNIRGPLHGIPVAIKDLVYTKKIRTTMGSKIYETFIPTYDATVIKKLIAAGAVIIGKTNTHEFAYGPTGDRSYFGPCRNPHDLEKMSGGSSSGSAAAVAANMVAASIGTDTGGSIRIPSSACGVVGMKPTFGLVSKAGVFQLAYTLDHTGPITKTVKDSAILLNIIAGYDSEDPYSLIKDKEDYLRLIGKKLSGRTVGINSFYFNRVDEEVKSAVNKCISILKDLQVTVKEVNIPVMKEIAEAQSITIKSEASAVHIDTIINHKNEVDEEVYQRLVNSQRVKGYEYALSQLKRNKLIAQYNDVFSQIDVLIAPTLPTTAPNIGERKIVIEDTTESVQDALLRLTSPTNYTGNPSLSIPCGKAKNGLPIGVQLIAKHEEEATLYQFGEALEEALSINFSSK
- a CDS encoding suppressor of fused domain protein; its protein translation is MSEEVNAFGWDAIDQELLKIYGEQEPKHYGTILPYSLGGEDPLQGISAYKSESPVPHWHFVTYGFSELYEKESEDADYSGFGFELTFRLARNEDEEEPPAWALNLLQNMGRYVFNSGNVFKSGDYLDANGPICLDADTLLTALAFTLDPELPAIDTPNGQLEFIQMVGITGDELEAMQIWNTLGVLNAGVEFIPSYVTDLSRTSLLQIPSIAEAVERGMEEEGSNTGYLFVDQLAWEQGKKGWFSKHLDKVMLGAKQAGIIDKLLRGRILKGKSLILVGREIRVVFEPGEKSEYSVEEQDVTITLNEKALIELSQSLKPQESEFELASIPGLSFQIVKTYLKDQEGNVVETIG
- a CDS encoding VOC family protein, translated to MKITHLDHLVLTVKNIDKTCSFYTQALGMEMVTFREGRKALSFGQQKINLHEVGKEFEPKAAKPTSGSADLCLITDVPLLDVINHFKKLGIAIEEGPIQRTGAIGPITSVYIRDPDDNLIEVANY
- a CDS encoding DUF4177 domain-containing protein encodes the protein MKIEFTKLSSKPKLNYQDVIKEKAKDGWKFIQLVAPALATSGIGTRLISS
- a CDS encoding VOC family protein — encoded protein: MEFRLELFVEDLHKSINFYEEILGLTFYKKTDMSAMIKTENFALLLTTDQVFKEDHYF
- a CDS encoding DinB family protein, whose amino-acid sequence is MLYPYRNDARKTLIPYLKKLDKNDWFLKSDVYPKTLAWIIAHIASSEDYWINEIAMKNKCILNLNEESSPKEILNGYIQIRHYTDKILHSVNISELHTLIEVPNFNDGWKPPSEPTLNWVFNHIYMHETYHIGQIALIAHLNGFQKPLF
- a CDS encoding metallophosphoesterase family protein; this encodes MKKHTKRALKIVDIAKEPLEKIPYITAASKGAGISYEWLPIYWGEMLGLPEELDALIIASDLQGIAGNKQEKMEKTRKLLGEELAEVLSLLFQIHLSDLDPAKVMVCLCGDLYTDLSKRGASGNPLPVWRAFQSHFGFVTGIAGNHDLLTNEEQAELGSTSGIQFFSDGGTIMHANLAIAGLGGIIGRTDKPNRMGEADYLAKLRDILKQAPDILLLHESPEISSQGLPGNSHIWNELQNAAELLVCCGHVHWDTALAGTSEGLQILNSDGRAFIFRAATLD
- a CDS encoding DUF4303 domain-containing protein — translated: MKQKIKQAVQEAYTAMYNGLKDEQIYAVVLVTDGDCGSLYLTMGTEKSLLQIGKNYEDDPEEYRFLKDEYLHYDDTDMLAKVSRELLDKILYVEDEEFVEHKVMVHEAMNDTMYELKREGVIDENILAFISVTDDDDDEHLELASAKRCNPNHPSLPAFIRNWQH